In Vitis riparia cultivar Riparia Gloire de Montpellier isolate 1030 chromosome 19, EGFV_Vit.rip_1.0, whole genome shotgun sequence, the following proteins share a genomic window:
- the LOC117908086 gene encoding urease-like: MAAVPAILDRVRDGVLKQVKAKGGSEKKLFSTGYKQRLTAVEGVWFGAMGAGGGHAPDIIKMCGVKNVLPSSTNPTRPFTFKTIDEHLDMLMDCHHLDKDIPEDVAFAESRIRSEAIAAEDILYDMGVIGIIASDSQAMGRIGEVIIRTWQTAHKMKLQRGSIEASGVDNDNLRIKRCIAKYAINHARANGFSRFVVSIEVGKVADLVLWNPYFFGAKLEIVIKGGVIAWADMGDLSASIPTPEPHSTAFVSKVAAECGIKTHYRLT; this comes from the exons ATGGCAGCAGTTCCTGCTATTTTAGATCGTGTTCGGGATGGAGTTCTGAAACAAGTTAAGGCAAAAGGAGGTTCAGAGAAGAAACTTTTCAGCACTGGATATAAGCAACGATTGACAGCTGTAGAAGGAGTTTGGTTTGGAGCAATGG GTGCTGGTGGTGGCCATGCTCCAGATATCATCAAAATGTGTGGTGTGAAAAATGTTCTACCCTCATCCACAAACCCAACACGGCCTTTCACTTTCAAAACCATAGATGAGCACCTTGACATGCTGATGGACTGCCATCACCTTGATAAGGATATTCCAGAAGATGTAGCCTTTGCTGAATCGCGAATAAGATCCGAAGCAATTGCTGCTGAAGACATTCTGTATGATATGGGGGTAATTGGCATTATAGCTTCTGATTCACAGGCAATGGGTCGCATCGGAGAGGTGATAATTAGAACCTGGCAAACTGCTCACAAGATGAAGTTACAAAGAGGGTCGATTGAGGCTAGTGGAGTGGATAACGACAACCTCCGAATTAAACGATGCATTGCAAAATATGCTATAAATCATGCAAGGGCTAACGGGTTTTCACGATTTGTCGTCTCCATTGAGGTGGGGAAGGTAGCTGATCTTGTTCTCTGGAACCCATATTTCTTTGGGGCAAAACTAGAAATAGTGATAAAAGGTGGTGTAATTGCATGGGCTGACATGGGCGATCTAAGTGCTAGCATCCCTACACCTGAACCCCACTCTACTGCTTTTGTCAGCAAGGTTGCTGCAGAATGTGGAATAAAAACTCATTATAGACTCACATAG
- the LOC117908087 gene encoding long-chain-fatty-acid--CoA ligase 1-like, translating into MELGSVFFFVSVGIAMTTAVAAGSSKLVFLGIQNPSDPETGVAGLRYALEVAKPADKGVDFIETVEILSEHARLKAGILVHEESSSNGEYCPYRVCDDCFTQLKKALEFGLVLRIPKARSSNMLQKSNEIAERDTMGPRGLSPPRGNNRLSGVSSMLPNTAALVSVICHSLRLKVYGIFKKLEGFDRMPSSGKSRLLSKGFKADEEKMRKENSIHPRLPSQTDVAIVMNTSGSTGLPKGVIMTHGNIVAISAAVYTVIPELGSKNIYLAYLPLAHVFELAAETVMVFAGVAFGYGSASTLTVMSNEIQKGTKRDVSM; encoded by the exons ATGGAGCTCGGGTCagtgtttttctttgtttcagtTG GGATTGCAATGACAACGGCTGTAGCTGCAGGAAGCAGCAAACT GGTCTTCTTGGGTATCCAAAATCCTTCAGATCCAGAGACTGGAGTTGCTGGTCTTCGCTATGCTCTTGAAGTTGCAAAGCCTGCGGATAA GGGTGTTGACTTTATTGAAACTGTGGAGATTTTAAGTGAACATGCTCGTCTTAAAGCTGGAATTCTCGTGCATGAAGAATCTAGCAGCAATGGGGAGTACTGT CCATATCGCGTGTGTGATGATTGCTTTACCCAGTTGAAGAAGGCCCTGGAATTTGGATTGGTTCTGCGCATTCCTAAAGCGAGGAGTAGTAATATGCTTCAGAAGTCCAACGAGATAGCAGAAAGAGACACAATGGGTCCTAGA GGACTTAGTCCTCCACGAGGAAATAATAGACTCTCTGGAGTATCTTCCATGTTGCCAAATACAGCTGCTCTAGTCAGTGTCATTTGCCACTCACTTCGGCTGAAGGTCTACGGAATATTCAAGAAGCTGGAAGGGTTTGATCGTATGCCATCCTCAGGCAAAAGCCGTTTGCTCAG CAAAGGTTTCAAAGCCGATGAGGAAAAGATGAGGAAGGAAAATTCTATTCATCCAAGACTGCCTTCCCAGACTGACGTTGCTATTGTCATGAATACAAGCGGCAGTACCGGTCTGCCTAAGGGAGTTATTATGACCCACGGGAATATTGTAGCTATCTCAGCAGCCGTGTATACTGTGATACCAGAATTGGGTAGCAAAAATATTTACTTGGCATACCTGCCTCTAGCTCATGTTTTTGAACTGGCAGCTGAGACTGTGATGGTATTTGCGGGCGTTGCATTTGGTTATGGTTCAGCCTCGACTTTGACGGTTATGTCTAATGAAATTCAGAAAGGAACAAAAAGGGACGTCTCTATGTAA